The proteins below come from a single Juglans regia cultivar Chandler chromosome 12, Walnut 2.0, whole genome shotgun sequence genomic window:
- the LOC109004346 gene encoding auxin-responsive protein IAA4-like, with the protein MESKVAYDNDLNLKATELRLGLPGTDYSEEQALFSARNNKRPLPELNEKCGSKGSSDAPHAGNETAPPTKEQIVGWPPIRSYRKNNLQPKKTEPEAAGIYVKVSMDGAPYLRKIDLRIYKGYPELLQALENMFKFTIGEYSEREGYKGSEYVPTYEDKDGDWMLVGDVPWDMFMSSCKRLRIMKGSEARGLGCGI; encoded by the exons ATGGAAAGCAAGGTGGCATATGACAATGATCTTAACCTCAAAGCAACCGAGCTTAGATTAGGGTTGCCGGGGACAGATTACAGTGAAGAACAAGCACTTTTTAGTGCTAGAAACAACAAGCGGCCATTGCCTGAATTGAACGAGAAGTGTGGATCGAAGGGTAGTTCTGATGCTCCACACGCAGGGAATGAAACTGCCCCTCCTACCAA GGAACAGATAGTGGGGTGGCCTCCGATCCGATCATACAGAAAAAACAACCTGCAGCCGAAGAAAACTGAGCCTGAGGCTGCTGGAATTTACGTGAAAGTAAGCATGGATGGAGCCCCTTACCTCAGGAAAATTGACCTAAGGATCTACAAGGGATACCCAGAACTTCTTCAGGCATTGGAGAACATGTTTAAATTCACCATCG GTGAGTACTCGGAGAGGGAAGGGTACAAGGGATCGGAATATGTTCCAACTTATGAAGACAAAGATGGTGACTGGATGCTGGTTGGAGATGTACCGTGGGA TATGTTCATGTCATCCTGCAAAAGGCTGAGAATCATGAAAGGATCAGAGGCTAGAGGCTTGGGATGTGGTATATGA